Proteins encoded by one window of Sphaerodactylus townsendi isolate TG3544 linkage group LG02, MPM_Stown_v2.3, whole genome shotgun sequence:
- the LOC125426496 gene encoding basic proline-rich protein-like, translating to PLPPPPPPHPPPSPPPPPPPPPPAPPPPHPPPPTPPPPPTPPPAPPPPPPPPPPPHPPPPPPPPPPTPPPPHPPPPPPPPPPTPPPPHPPPPPPPPPPTPPPPHPPPPPPPPPPTPPPPHPPPPPPPPPPTPPPPHPPPPPPPPPPTPPPPHPPPPPPPPPPTPPPPHPPPPPPPPPPTPPPPHPPPPPPPPPPTPPPPHPPPPPPPPPPTPPPPHPPPPPPPPPPTPPPPHPPPPPPPPPPTPPPPHPPPPPPPPPPTPPPPHPPPPPPPPPPTPPPPHPPPPPPPPPPTPPPPHPPPPPPPPPPTPPPPHPPPPPPPPPPTPPPPHPPPPPPPPPPTPPPPHPPPPPPPPPPTPPPPHPPPPPPPPPPTPPPPHPPPPPPPPPPTPPPPHPPPPPP from the coding sequence cccctccccccccccccccctccccacccccccccctcccccccccccccccccccccccccccccccagcccccccccccccccacccccccccacccacccccccccccccccccacccccccacccgccccacccccccccccccccccccccccccccccccacccccccccccccccacccccccccccccccacccccccccccccccacccccccccccccccacccccccccccccccacccccccccccccccacccccccccccccccacccccccccccccccacccccccccccccccacccccccccccccccacccccccccccccccacccccccccccccccacccccccccccccccacccccccccccccccacccccccccccccccacccccccccccccccacccccccccccccccacccccccccccccccacccccccccccccccacccccccccccccccacccccccccccccccacccccccccccccccacccccccccccccccacccccccccccccccacccccccccccccccacccccccccccccccacccccccccccccccacccccccccccccccacccccccccccccccacccccccccccccccacccccccccccccccacccccccccccccccacccccccccccccccacccccccccccccccacccccccccccccccacccccccccccccccacccccccccccccccacccccccccccccccacccccccccccccccacccccccccccccccacccccccccccccccacccccccccccccccacccccccccccccccacccccccccccccccacccccccccccccccacccccccccccccccacccccccccccccccacccccccccccccccacccccccccccccccacccccccccccccccacccccccccccccccacccccccccccccccacccccccccccccccacccccccccccccccacccccccccccccccacccccccccccccccacccccccccccccccacccccccccccccccacccccccccccccccacccccccccccccccacccccccccccccccacccccccccccccccacccccccccccccccacccccccccccccccaccc